Proteins from one Deinococcus actinosclerus genomic window:
- the secG gene encoding preprotein translocase subunit SecG, producing MILTLFIVLFALVCVGLIFFVLLQVPKQAGLSASMASGGSLLGGRGVEGGLVRITSVLGGFFMLLALLINLVSR from the coding sequence ATGATTCTGACCCTGTTCATTGTGCTGTTCGCTCTGGTCTGCGTGGGCCTGATCTTCTTCGTGCTCCTCCAGGTGCCCAAGCAGGCGGGGCTGTCGGCCAGCATGGCGTCCGGCGGGTCGCTGCTGGGCGGCCGTGGGGTCGAGGGCGGCCTCGTCCGGATCACCAGCGTCCTGGGCGGCTTCTTCATGCTCCTGGCCCTGCTGATCAACCTCGTTTCCAGGTAG
- a CDS encoding metal-binding protein produces MPSGRVHNLINIAAYSVLAAGALYAARQELLIITPAQALNFTLAYAAGTFLLSPDLDLAEGRVDSKRHWGVLGALWVPYGMLFSHRGWSHSWLIGPLTRLLYVALIVALVAGLIRFVAPDAPLPSVPQPVAWKLVAPLLLGYYLSQWLHLIADGVRPDHGLRKGYRKVRGR; encoded by the coding sequence GTGCCGAGTGGACGCGTTCACAACCTGATCAATATCGCCGCCTACAGCGTGCTGGCGGCGGGCGCGCTGTACGCCGCGCGGCAGGAACTGCTCATCATCACGCCGGCCCAGGCGCTGAATTTCACGCTGGCCTACGCCGCCGGTACCTTCCTGCTCTCGCCGGATCTGGATCTGGCCGAGGGACGGGTGGACAGTAAACGGCACTGGGGCGTCCTGGGCGCGCTGTGGGTGCCGTACGGCATGCTGTTCAGTCACCGGGGCTGGTCTCACAGCTGGCTGATCGGGCCGCTGACGCGCCTGCTGTACGTGGCGCTGATCGTGGCGCTGGTCGCGGGCCTGATCCGCTTCGTCGCGCCCGATGCGCCGCTGCCCAGCGTGCCGCAGCCGGTGGCCTGGAAACTGGTGGCGCCCCTGCTGCTGGGCTACTACCTGAGCCAGTGGCTGCACCTGATCGCGGATGGGGTGCGGCCGGATCACGGACTGCGCAAGGGGTACCGCAAGGTCCGGGGCCGCTGA
- a CDS encoding S8 family serine peptidase, whose protein sequence is MTHLYRAAGLVAIALALSACDQLSSKSPPDSGALQDRTLGLGLSTQQKVNVPFGGSWRVTDYPDWLKVSQQGGTGAVSFTLTADRQQATRVTADQASLSGVIKVSWTSGEGSAAQNGTASWTVTAQQYELTGRAALPAQVTGTDLVTSAARPAAGTVAPRGVIVKYRSGALETQATGTSARTAPGQGGASRAAALGAQRLTGAGLTVTRRAPLGERSAALDVRDVPAALAALRADPNVEYAVPNVVLHTQATLAQPVTPADQFAPLQWAYPLLGYGAVWRDMEAGGYTRAITVAVVDSGVRFDHPDLQGQLWQPGEGALDVLTDPQNGDGDGADTDATDPATPGRTGGSHGTHVSGIIAARWGTNAGVCAGCSPSGVVGASYKANVKVLPVRVIDSSGDATSEDVALGIRYAAGLPVVIGGTTYRTAHAAQVINLSLGGEVSADEARPMCEAIADARAAGALVVAAAGNGYGTAPYYPAACEGAVSVASVTLSGASAPMHSPFSNAYPQVQLAAPGGADPYSGAKFNGGTFNGAAFPDVILSTSWDYSKNVPNYEAEVGTSQASPQVAALAALMLSKGVTTGADDTLTRLRETATDLGAAGRDNLFGFGMINAAAALNAPAVSNAFGLRVQSSRGLSFQPKLDSTGAFRAYLGDGTYRVTAGTDANGNGVYGESGETRDERSAALGEATPKVELGTLIPR, encoded by the coding sequence ATGACACACCTGTACCGCGCCGCCGGGCTTGTGGCCATCGCCCTCGCCCTCTCCGCCTGCGATCAGCTGAGTTCGAAGTCGCCCCCGGACTCGGGCGCCCTGCAGGACCGCACGCTGGGTCTCGGGCTCAGCACGCAGCAGAAGGTCAACGTGCCGTTCGGCGGCTCCTGGCGCGTCACGGACTACCCAGACTGGCTGAAGGTGTCGCAGCAGGGCGGCACGGGCGCGGTCAGCTTCACGCTGACGGCCGACCGGCAGCAGGCCACCCGGGTCACGGCCGATCAGGCCAGCCTGAGTGGCGTGATCAAGGTCAGCTGGACTTCGGGCGAGGGCAGCGCCGCACAGAACGGCACGGCCAGCTGGACGGTCACCGCGCAGCAGTACGAACTCACGGGCCGCGCGGCGCTGCCCGCGCAGGTGACCGGCACCGATCTGGTCACGTCGGCCGCGCGGCCGGCAGCCGGGACCGTAGCGCCGCGCGGCGTGATCGTGAAATACCGGTCCGGCGCGCTGGAGACGCAGGCCACGGGCACCTCGGCACGGACCGCGCCGGGGCAGGGGGGCGCCAGCCGCGCCGCGGCCCTGGGGGCCCAGCGGCTGACCGGCGCGGGGCTGACGGTCACCCGCCGCGCACCCCTGGGCGAGCGCAGCGCCGCACTGGACGTGCGTGACGTCCCGGCGGCACTGGCCGCCCTGCGCGCCGATCCGAACGTCGAGTACGCCGTCCCGAACGTCGTGCTGCACACGCAGGCGACCCTGGCGCAGCCGGTGACGCCCGCAGATCAGTTTGCCCCGCTCCAGTGGGCCTACCCGCTGCTGGGGTACGGCGCCGTGTGGCGTGACATGGAAGCCGGGGGGTACACCCGGGCGATCACGGTGGCCGTGGTGGACAGCGGCGTGCGGTTCGACCACCCCGACCTGCAGGGGCAGCTGTGGCAACCCGGCGAGGGCGCGCTGGACGTCCTGACCGATCCCCAGAACGGTGACGGGGACGGCGCCGACACCGACGCCACCGATCCCGCGACCCCCGGCCGCACCGGCGGCAGCCACGGCACGCACGTGAGCGGCATCATCGCCGCGCGCTGGGGAACGAACGCGGGCGTCTGCGCCGGATGCAGCCCGTCGGGCGTGGTGGGCGCCAGCTACAAGGCGAACGTGAAGGTGCTGCCCGTGCGCGTGATCGACTCCAGCGGGGATGCCACCAGCGAGGACGTGGCGCTGGGCATCCGCTACGCGGCGGGGCTGCCGGTCGTGATCGGCGGGACGACCTACCGGACGGCGCACGCCGCGCAGGTCATCAACCTCAGCCTGGGCGGGGAGGTCAGCGCGGACGAGGCCCGGCCCATGTGCGAGGCGATCGCGGACGCCCGCGCGGCCGGGGCCCTGGTCGTGGCCGCCGCCGGGAACGGCTACGGCACCGCGCCGTACTACCCGGCCGCCTGCGAGGGCGCGGTGTCGGTCGCCAGCGTCACCCTCTCCGGCGCCAGCGCCCCTATGCACTCGCCCTTCAGCAACGCGTACCCGCAGGTGCAGCTGGCTGCCCCCGGCGGCGCCGATCCCTACAGCGGCGCGAAGTTCAACGGCGGCACCTTCAATGGCGCCGCGTTCCCGGACGTGATCCTCTCGACCAGCTGGGACTACAGCAAGAACGTCCCCAACTACGAGGCGGAGGTCGGCACCAGTCAGGCCAGCCCGCAGGTGGCGGCCCTGGCGGCGCTGATGCTGAGTAAGGGCGTCACGACCGGCGCGGACGACACGCTGACCCGCCTGCGCGAGACCGCCACCGACCTGGGTGCCGCCGGGCGCGACAACCTGTTCGGCTTCGGCATGATCAACGCGGCGGCCGCCCTGAACGCCCCGGCGGTCAGCAACGCCTTCGGTCTGCGGGTGCAGAGCAGCCGCGGCCTGAGCTTCCAGCCGAAGCTGGACAGTACCGGCGCGTTCCGGGCCTACCTGGGGGACGGCACCTACCGCGTGACGGCGGGCACGGACGCGAACGGCAACGGCGTCTACGGCGAGAGTGGCGAGACCCGTGACGAGCGCAGCGCGGCCCTGGGCGAGGCGACCCCGAAGGTGGAGCTGGGCACCCTGATTCCTCGCTGA
- a CDS encoding MDR family oxidoreductase, whose translation MTQAIPDTYRALRVLKDDQGVRAELQTLPLSALPDGDVLIRVTHSSLNYKDGLAVSGRPGVLRTHPMTPGIDLAGTVLEDASGRWQPGDAVILTGWGIGERQDGGYATHARARPGWLVAQPAGTDAHWAMSVGTAGFTAMLAVMALEEHGVTPGSGEVLVTGAAGGVGSTAVALLARAGHTVVASTGRPQEEDYLRDLGAARIIGRDELPALSRPLEKERWAGVVDTVGGATLAGAYASTRTHGSLAVCGLAGGHDLNATVFPLILRGVNLLGIDSVTCPPARREAAWARLARDLPATRLAAVTQTHPLSDVPALAAEILAGRVRGRTVIEIG comes from the coding sequence ATGACCCAGGCCATTCCCGACACCTACCGCGCCCTGCGCGTCCTGAAAGACGACCAGGGCGTCCGCGCCGAACTCCAGACCCTGCCGCTCTCGGCCCTGCCAGACGGGGACGTCCTGATCCGCGTCACGCACTCCAGCCTGAACTACAAAGACGGCCTGGCCGTCAGTGGCCGCCCCGGCGTGCTGCGCACCCATCCCATGACGCCCGGCATCGACCTGGCGGGCACTGTACTGGAGGACGCCTCGGGCCGCTGGCAGCCGGGCGACGCGGTCATCCTGACCGGCTGGGGTATCGGCGAGCGGCAGGACGGCGGGTATGCCACGCACGCGCGCGCGCGGCCCGGGTGGCTGGTCGCGCAGCCCGCCGGCACGGACGCCCACTGGGCCATGAGCGTCGGCACGGCCGGGTTCACGGCCATGCTGGCCGTCATGGCGCTGGAGGAGCACGGCGTGACCCCCGGCAGCGGCGAGGTGCTCGTGACCGGCGCGGCGGGCGGCGTGGGCAGCACCGCCGTGGCCCTGCTGGCCCGGGCGGGGCACACGGTCGTGGCGAGCACCGGCCGCCCGCAGGAGGAGGACTACCTGCGTGACCTGGGCGCGGCGCGGATCATCGGGCGCGACGAGCTGCCCGCCCTGAGCCGCCCGCTGGAGAAGGAACGCTGGGCGGGCGTGGTGGACACGGTGGGGGGCGCCACGCTGGCCGGAGCGTACGCCTCGACCCGCACGCACGGCAGCCTCGCCGTGTGCGGCCTGGCGGGCGGGCACGACCTGAACGCGACCGTGTTCCCGCTGATCCTGCGGGGCGTGAACCTGCTGGGCATCGATTCGGTTACCTGCCCCCCAGCCCGGCGCGAGGCCGCCTGGGCGCGGCTGGCGCGTGACCTGCCCGCCACTCGCCTGGCCGCTGTCACGCAGACCCACCCCCTCTCGGACGTGCCCGCCCTGGCGGCCGAGATCCTCGCGGGGCGCGTGCGGGGCCGCACAGTGATCGAGATCGGATGA
- a CDS encoding hemolysin family protein, whose protein sequence is MNDLLGIVALFFLVLMNGFFVAAEFALVSVRRTRIDQLAEEGNATARATQRALQNLDLYIAATQLGITMASLAIGFVAEPAIEHLIHPLFPEGRFSESQITAISFGVAFAISTILHIVFGELAPKSWALQRSEQVSLVVIRPLLIFTAIFKWAIKGLNALGNGVVRLFGLRGVAGHHTAYSEEEIRMIVSASSQEGVLEDDEKELVYNVFDLSDTTVREVMTPRIDMVLVDGAAPLRRLLDLNAEHGYSRVPVFQDTPDNIVGIVHTGDMLAHLDSLDHTLIADVMRPVYFVPEGMKIKDLLAKMRDKKSHMSIVVDEFGGTAGLVTLEDALEEIVGEIYDETDEEEVSMIEVIGEGVYLMDASLTVGEVEERLGANIEDGEGEFDTLSGFMTSHFGDIPEPGQNFTHNGWAFTVEDADQRRVTRVRVERAPQVNELETEDTHE, encoded by the coding sequence ATGAATGACCTGCTTGGTATCGTCGCCCTGTTCTTCCTGGTGCTCATGAACGGTTTCTTCGTCGCGGCGGAGTTTGCGCTGGTCAGCGTGCGCCGCACCCGCATCGACCAGCTGGCCGAGGAAGGCAACGCCACCGCCCGCGCCACGCAGCGGGCGCTACAGAATCTCGACCTGTACATCGCCGCCACGCAGCTCGGCATCACCATGGCCAGCCTCGCGATCGGCTTCGTGGCCGAGCCCGCCATCGAGCACCTGATCCACCCGCTGTTCCCCGAGGGCCGCTTCAGCGAGTCGCAGATCACGGCCATCTCCTTCGGGGTGGCGTTCGCGATCAGCACGATCCTGCACATCGTGTTCGGGGAACTCGCGCCGAAAAGCTGGGCGTTGCAGCGCAGCGAGCAGGTCAGTCTGGTCGTCATCCGGCCCCTGCTGATCTTCACGGCGATCTTCAAGTGGGCCATCAAGGGCCTGAACGCGCTGGGCAACGGCGTGGTGCGGCTGTTCGGCCTGCGCGGCGTCGCCGGTCATCACACGGCCTACTCGGAAGAGGAGATCCGCATGATCGTCAGCGCGTCGAGCCAGGAGGGCGTGCTGGAGGACGACGAGAAGGAACTCGTGTACAACGTGTTCGACCTCTCGGACACGACCGTGCGCGAGGTCATGACGCCCCGCATTGACATGGTGCTCGTGGACGGGGCCGCGCCGCTGCGCCGCCTGCTCGACCTGAACGCCGAGCACGGCTACTCGCGCGTGCCGGTCTTCCAGGACACCCCGGACAACATCGTGGGCATCGTGCACACCGGCGACATGCTGGCGCACCTCGACAGCCTGGACCACACCCTGATCGCGGACGTGATGCGCCCGGTGTACTTCGTGCCCGAGGGCATGAAGATCAAGGACCTGCTCGCCAAGATGCGCGACAAGAAGAGCCACATGAGCATCGTCGTGGACGAGTTCGGCGGCACGGCGGGCCTGGTCACGCTGGAGGACGCCCTGGAGGAGATCGTGGGCGAGATCTACGACGAGACCGACGAGGAGGAAGTCTCGATGATCGAGGTGATCGGCGAGGGCGTGTACCTGATGGACGCCAGCCTGACGGTCGGCGAGGTCGAGGAGCGGCTGGGAGCGAACATCGAGGACGGCGAGGGAGAATTTGATACCCTGAGCGGCTTCATGACCAGCCACTTCGGGGACATCCCGGAACCGGGGCAGAACTTCACCCACAACGGCTGGGCCTTCACCGTCGAGGACGCCGACCAGCGCCGCGTGACCCGCGTGCGCGTGGAACGCGCCCCGCAGGTGAACGAGCTGGAGACCGAGGACACCCATGAGTAA
- the cdd gene encoding cytidine deaminase, which yields MSNANALNLTPDPQLLEGAKAAFRQAYAPYSKFHVGSALRTRDGRVFFGANVENASYGLGRCAEQSAVQAMATAGERDFTDIVVYSEATPPASPCGACRQVLYEFAPDARVVCVNQHGDIVSGYVRDFLPHGFRLEQRDDGHDVGTE from the coding sequence ATGAGTAACGCCAACGCACTGAACCTGACCCCCGACCCCCAGCTGCTCGAGGGCGCGAAAGCCGCCTTCAGGCAGGCGTACGCGCCGTACAGCAAGTTCCACGTGGGCTCGGCGCTGCGCACCCGTGACGGCCGCGTGTTCTTCGGCGCGAACGTCGAGAACGCCAGCTACGGCCTGGGCCGCTGCGCCGAGCAGAGCGCCGTGCAGGCCATGGCCACCGCCGGCGAACGCGACTTCACCGACATCGTCGTGTACTCCGAGGCGACCCCGCCCGCCAGCCCGTGCGGCGCGTGCCGGCAGGTGCTGTACGAGTTCGCGCCGGACGCCCGCGTGGTGTGCGTGAACCAGCACGGCGACATCGTCAGCGGGTACGTCCGCGACTTCCTGCCCCACGGCTTCCGCCTGGAGCAGCGCGACGACGGGCACGATGTCGGCACGGAATAA
- a CDS encoding gamma-glutamyltransferase family protein — protein MVATSQPLAAQAGLNVLQQGGNAVDAAIATAAALTVVEPTSNGIGGDLFALVWAGGELHGLNASGAAPAALSLDALRERHAGEMPRHGWTPVTVPGAVRGWADLHARFGQLDFAQVLAPAIAYARGGYPLSPVLAANWARATGIYRRLNLPEMAEWFRTFAPDGFTPAPGALWRSEGHARSLEQIAATHGEALYSGQLAGQIDAHARAQGGLLTGADLAGHASEWVTPIHTDLHGHRVYEIPPNGQGIAALIALNVLRDVPLPERRDDPRGLHLQIEAMKRGFHDAHAFVADPRHTPVDVAHLLSGANADAHRTHLGQSAHDPRTRAPSTGGTVYLATADDQGQMVSLIQSNYMGFGSGVVVPGTGIALHNRGHNFHTDPAHPNALAPGKRPYHTIIPGFLGRTDGTPVGPFGVMGGFMQPQGHLQVVLNTAYYGMNPQQALDAPRWQWLDGTRVEVEHGLGGTLARELTRMGHSVSVQLDSGAFGRGQMIRRDPVTGVLEGGTETRTDGHIAVW, from the coding sequence GTGGGCGGGCGGGGAACTGCACGGCCTGAACGCCAGCGGCGCGGCGCCCGCCGCCCTGAGCCTGGACGCGCTGCGTGAGCGCCACGCCGGAGAGATGCCCCGCCACGGCTGGACGCCCGTCACGGTGCCCGGCGCGGTGCGCGGCTGGGCCGACCTGCACGCCCGCTTCGGGCAGCTGGACTTCGCGCAGGTGCTCGCCCCGGCCATCGCGTACGCGCGAGGCGGCTACCCGCTGTCCCCGGTGCTCGCCGCGAACTGGGCGCGGGCGACCGGCATCTACCGCCGCCTGAACCTGCCCGAGATGGCCGAGTGGTTCCGCACCTTCGCCCCGGACGGCTTCACGCCCGCGCCCGGCGCGCTGTGGCGCAGCGAGGGCCACGCCCGCAGCCTGGAGCAGATCGCCGCGACGCACGGCGAGGCGCTCTACTCCGGTCAGCTGGCCGGGCAGATCGACGCGCACGCCCGCGCACAGGGCGGCCTGCTGACCGGCGCGGACCTCGCCGGGCACGCCAGCGAGTGGGTCACGCCCATCCACACCGACCTGCACGGGCACCGCGTGTACGAGATCCCGCCGAACGGGCAGGGCATCGCCGCGCTGATCGCCCTGAACGTCCTGAGGGACGTGCCGCTGCCCGAGCGCCGCGACGATCCGCGTGGCCTACACCTGCAGATCGAGGCGATGAAACGCGGCTTCCACGACGCGCACGCCTTCGTGGCCGACCCGCGCCACACCCCGGTGGACGTCGCGCACCTGCTGTCCGGCGCGAACGCCGACGCGCACCGCACCCACCTGGGCCAGAGCGCGCACGATCCCCGCACCCGCGCCCCCAGCACCGGCGGCACCGTGTACCTCGCCACCGCCGACGATCAGGGACAGATGGTCAGCCTGATCCAGAGCAACTACATGGGCTTCGGCAGCGGCGTCGTCGTGCCCGGCACCGGCATCGCCCTGCACAACCGCGGGCACAACTTCCACACCGACCCCGCCCACCCCAACGCCCTGGCGCCTGGCAAGCGCCCGTACCACACCATCATCCCCGGCTTCCTGGGCCGCACGGACGGCACCCCGGTCGGGCCGTTCGGCGTGATGGGCGGCTTCATGCAGCCGCAGGGGCACCTGCAGGTCGTGCTGAACACCGCGTACTACGGCATGAACCCGCAGCAGGCACTGGACGCCCCGCGCTGGCAGTGGCTGGACGGCACCCGCGTGGAGGTCGAGCACGGCCTGGGCGGCACCCTGGCCCGCGAACTGACCCGTATGGGCCACTCGGTCAGTGTGCAGCTCGATTCCGGCGCGTTCGGGCGCGGGCAGATGATCCGCCGCGACCCCGTGACCGGCGTGCTGGAGGGCGGCACCGAGACCCGCACCGACGGCCACATCGCTGTCTGGTGA